A single genomic interval of Armigeres subalbatus isolate Guangzhou_Male chromosome 1, GZ_Asu_2, whole genome shotgun sequence harbors:
- the LOC134206051 gene encoding LOW QUALITY PROTEIN: uncharacterized protein LOC134206051 (The sequence of the model RefSeq protein was modified relative to this genomic sequence to represent the inferred CDS: substituted 2 bases at 2 genomic stop codons), which translates to NAMVEIEEDDTIMGELLIDNDGNVTVSMSFGTTENICVGKLFVXTXLPGFFINVFNILDSTSGHPVSNILRDTTNVVSQTRKKSISEFLKIPRRSAKHRSYTKKYFPVLTAGERIEEIRKAEQEKQEMKFKRKKIRAAERTEARRRTEEAKKERAEQNEQKKVE; encoded by the exons AATGCAATGGTTGAAATTGAGGAGGATGACACAATAATGGGAGAGTTATTGATCGATAATGACGGAAACGTAA CCGTTTCAATGAGCTTTGGCACTACTGAAAATATATGCGTTGGTAAGTTATTTGTTTAAACATAATTGCCAGGGTTTTTCATtaatgttttcaatattttagacTCAACTTCTGGTCACCCTGTTTCCAACATTCTCAGAGATACAACAAACGTTGTATCGCAAACAAGGAAGAAAAGTATTTCCGAATTTCTTAAGATTCCACGACGAAGCGCGAAGCATCGAAGCTATACCAAAAAATACTTTCCCGTTCTGACGGCCGGAGAACGTATTGAGGAAATAAGAAAAGCAGAGCAAGAAAAACAAgaaatgaaattcaaaagaaagaAAATTAGAGCAGCAGAACGAACAGAAGCTAGAAGAAGAACCGAAGAAGCCAAGAAGGAGCGGGCCGAGCAGAACgagcaaaaaaaagttgaataa
- the LOC134223263 gene encoding cysteine protease ATG4D → MNYDVLLNRTGIGRLTISQHIRSISESEGQQSFRQQQQQHQQHNETPTRKISSPAARTDAGASLGYIRSGGGTPVRTGCTGAGSGGDELKGKVESKLMSMWNNVKFGWSGKMKTSFSKEQPLWLLGRCYHQKPLPGSTSMENSIELVTAGAATTVETNQMVFESVERSPSQIFVESPPEETGTDAAEESSPEVEMEDIEAFKRDFVTRLWMTYRKEFQTMDDSNYTSDCGWGCMIRSGQMLLAQGLLVHFLGRNWRWDATAENLKMNYNSLNYDDNIHRKIIRWFGDTSSRTSPFSIHTLVALGKETGKKPGDWYGPGSVAHLLRQAVKIAAQEISDLDEINVYVAQDCAVYIQDIIDECTVPTGPTVAPWQKKLTSANNSPSSSSYTGHSTTVPNTASNSTSTAETASSAEHWKSLILLVPLRLGAEKLNPIYNDCLKAMLSLENCIGIIGGRPKHSLYFVGFQEDKLIHLDPHYCQDMVDVVNQENFPVSSFHCKSPRKMKLTKMDPSCCIGFYCGSRKDFFKFVDSVKPFLQPAKPQMSSSFTSSTGLAQFPEVTYPMFVFCRGKSSEQQIELPSRSFYRTPPPAPPPLSAKGGISQSLHLPQPDDDDDDDDESMEFVIL, encoded by the exons ATGAACTATGACGTCCTGCTGAATCGGACGGGAATTGGCAGGCTGACGATTAGCCAACACATTCGCAG TATATCGGAGAGTGAAGGACAACAATCGTTccgtcagcagcagcagcagcaccagcaACATAATGAAACACCAACGAGGAAGATATCATCCCCTGCGGCTCGAACGGACGCTGGGGCCAGCTTGGGATACATCCGTAGCGGCGGTGGCACTCCCGTTCGAACGGGATGTACTGGGGCGGGCAGTGGAGGAGATGAGCTCAAAGGCAAGGTTGAGTCCAAGCTGATGTCCATGTGGAACAATGTGAAGTTCGGTTGGAGTGGCAAGATGAAGACCAGCTTTTCAAAGGAACAGCCACTATGGTTGCTAGGGCGATGCTACCATCAAAAGCCGCTGCCGGGGTCGACGTCGATGGAGAATTCGATCGAGTTAGTCACTGCGGGTGCTGCCACAACGGTTGAGACGAATCAGATGGTGTTCGAAAGTGTTGAACGATCACCGTCGCAGATATTCGTGGAATCACCGCCGGAGGAGACGGGAACCGATGCAGCCGAGGAGAGCAGTCCCGAAGTAGAAATGGAGGATATTGAAGCGTTCAAGCGGGACTTCGTTACTCGACTTTGGATGACGTATAGGAAAGAGTTCCAGACTATGGACGATTCAAATTACACATCCGATTGCGGCTGGGGATGCATGATTCGTTCAGGACAAATGCTGCTGGCGCAGGGTTTGCTGGTCCATTTTCTTGGTCGGAACTGGCGCTGGGATGCTACTgcagaaaatctaaaaatgaaTTACAATTCCCTCAACTACGATGATAACATCCACCGGAAGATAATTCGTTGGTTTGGGGATACTTCCTCAAGGACAAGCCCCTTCTCAATTCACACCTTGGTCGCCCTTGGTAAGGAGACCGGAAAGAAGCCTGGGGATTGGTACGGGCCTGGATCGGTTGCTCATCTACTAAGGCAGGCTGTAAAAATAGCGGCCCAGGAGATATCTGACCTCGATGAGATCAACGTCTACGTCGCTCAGGACTGTGCCGTTTACATTCAGGACATTATTGACGAATGTACAGTCCCCACTGGACCCACTGTAGCCCCCTGGCAGAAAAAATTAACCTCCGCTAACAATTCGCCATCCTCCTCATCGTACACTGGTCACAGCACCACAGTTCCTAATACAGCCAGCAATAGCACGTCAACCGCCGAAACCGCATCGTCTGCTGAACACTGGAAATCTCTTATCCTCCTCGTACCGCTACGCCTCGGAGCGGAAAAGCTGAATCCCATCTACAACGATTGTTTGAAGGCAATGCTCAGCTTGGAAAATTGCATCGGAATTATCGGTGGCCGACCGAAGCATTCGCTGTATTTCGTCGGTTTCCAGG AGGACAAACTAATCCACCTGGATCCGCACTACTGCCAGGACATGGTGGACGTGGTGAACCAGGAGAACTTTCCGGTTTCGTCGTTCCACTGCAAGTCGCCCCGCAAGATGAAGCTGACCAAGATGGACCCGAGTTGTTGCATCGGGTTCTACTGCGGTTCCAGGAAGGACTTCTTCAAGTTTGTCGATAGCGTGAAGCCG TTTCTTCAACCGGCGAAACCCCAGATGAGCAGCAGCTTCACCAGTTCGACCGGTCTGGCACAGTTTCCCGAGGTAACGTATCCGATGTTCGTGTTCTGTCGCGGCAAGAGCAGCGAACAGCAGATAGAACTGCCGTCGCGATCGTTCTACCGGACACCTCCTCCGGCACCGCCACCCCTTTCGGCTAAGGGTGGAATCTCTCAGTCGCTGCATCTGCCTCAACcggacgacgatgacgatgacgacgacgaatcGATGGAATTTGTGATTTTGTAA